A region of the Phycisphaerales bacterium genome:
ACGAGTCGCTTCGTCCATATGCGCCGCCGCGATGCTCCGCGCCGCTCAGGCATCGGTTGCCCCGCTCGCGCTGCGCACCGGCAGTGCTGAGCCGCACTCCGGACAGACTTCATGCGCGACGCCGCGCAGGTCGTAGGCGCAGTTGATGCAGTGTCCTATCGCCGGCGCTGTTCCCAATCTCCAGCAAGTCAGCACAGTCGACAAACCGGCGAGCAGCACCAGTGACCAGATTGGAAGACTGATATGGGTGGATGTGACTCCCCAGGGATTCGTGCTGCGTTGCCACCGAAAGCCAAGTCGAAACGGCGCTTGATGCCAGACCGGCCCCTTCCACTCAGTGGTGCGCGGAGGGAACTTCCCGTTCTCAAACCAGTCAATGGAAACTCGACCACCGATGACGCTCGCTCCGAACTGCGGAGTGTGATCGATGCCAAATGCCATCCACGCGCTTCCCCACCACAAGACAAGCAGCAGCACGGTCAGCACCGTCCCGCCCCACTTGATCGTGCTTCGCAGGCGCTTGCGCATCATCCGATCCTATCACGCCGCGTTCGGCTGCTCGCGCTGCTTTCAATGTGCCGCGCCCATTACCACGCGTAATTCTTCGGCGCTTCGCCGCCGGGGCCGGGCCAGATTTCGTTGAGGCTCTGCAGTGTCGCGTCTTCGAGTTTGAGTTCGATCGCGCGGAGGCAGCCGGTGAACTGCTCCATGGTGCGCGGACCGATGATCGGCGCCGTGACGACCGGGTTGTGCAGCAGCCACGCCAGCGCGACGTTCGCGGGCGACTCGCCCAGTTCGCTGCACAGCGCTTCGTACTGCTCGACCTGTGCGCGGCACTTGTCCAGCGCTTCGTTGATGCGCGGCCCGGTGCGGCGCGAGCCTTGGCTCGCATCCCGGCTTGCATCCTTGCCCAGCACGCCGCCGAGCAGCCCGCCGCCCAGCGGGCTCCACGGAATGATGCCCACGCCGTACTCCCGGCACGCGGGCACGACCTCCGCCTCGATCGCGCGCACGCGCAGGCTGTAAATGCTCTGCTCGCTCACGAGGCCCGGCGTTCCCAGGCGCCGCGCGGTTTCGTTGTAGCGAGCGATGTCCCAGCCGGCGAAGTTGCTCGAGCCCATGTAGAGCACCTTGCCCTGCTTCTTGAGCGCATCGAATGCCTCGAAGACTTCCTCGACCGGACAGGCGCGATCGATGTGGTGCATCTGGTAGAGATCGATGTAGTCCGTCTGCAGGCGGCGCAGCGACGCTTCGCAATCGAGGATGATTCGCCGGGCGCTCAGGCCGCCTTCGCGGTCGGGGTCGTAGCCCTCGGCCAGTTGCATCTGGCCGTAGACCTTGGTGGCGAGCACCGTGCGCTGCCGCCGTCCGCCGCCCTGGGCGAACCAGTTGCCGATGACGGTTTCGGTCAGGCCGACCTGTCCCTTCTGCTCGGCGCTCCAGAACGCGCGGCCGTAGACATTGGCGGTGTCGAAGAAGTTGATTCCTTCGGCGAGCGCGTGGTCCATGATGGCCCACGAATCCTTCTCGCCGGTGATGGCGCCGAAGTTCATCGTGCCCAGGCACAGCGGGCTGACGCGCACGCCGCAGTTCGCTCCGAGTCGCCGGTATTGCATGAGCTCTCTCCTCAATTGATGGCCCGGGCGCAGCGCATAGCGCGCCGCTGTCGGCATTGTATCAGCGAGGACAGATGAAGAGTCTCAACCGACCAGCATCGAGGCGAACGACTCCCACGCAGCGGTTCGCGCCACCTGCATAGTCAGCAGCGAGATCGCGATCAGGCTGGCCACGCCGATGCCCAGCGCGCGGTCGATGGAGCGCGTCACGGCGCAGCGCAGTAGCCAGAGCGCCACGGCGAAGACCATCGTCATCAGAAACGGGCCGAAGTACTGCTCCCAGGCCGTGCCGACGTAGAGGTTGCTCAGCGCATCGATGCGGCTCACGCCCGCGGCCAGGGCCGACAGCGTCGCGGTGATCATCATCGCGCGGTGAATGCGCGGCTTGCGCCGGTACACGACGCCCAGCGCGACGAAGATGGCGAACACGCTCACGCCGATGAGCGGAATAGCCATGAAGCGCTTTGGCGACAGCCCCCAGATGACGGCCTCGGGCGGCGTGTAGCGCGCCGACTGAATGCCCACCCAGATGCCCAGCACCAGGATGGCCGCCGCCAGCGCTGCGCCGACGCGGCCGAGGGCCATGTGCACGCGGTGCTTGCGCACCACAATCAACAGCGGTTGCACCAGCAGCAGGATGAGCCACGCGCTCATCGCCACGCCGTGCGCAATGACCAGCGTGCGAATCGGCGGCGCGATCTCTCGGCCGGGGTACGCCTGTCCGTGGAGGTAGAACTTGCTGAAGCCAAGGAATGCAAGAACGACCATCACCGCCGCGGCGGCGGCATAGAAGTAGCGCGCCGCAGCCGAAGTGGAGCTTCGGCCGGCCCGAGCGCGGTCGGGCATCATCACCTGAGACTGAGTCATGTGGGTACGGTCCTGTGAGAGGTTTCAAATCTGCCAGGAAACATCCAGGAAGTGAATCGAGAACGCCGCGAGACGCAGCCGGCTCGACCGAGCCGCTGTTGAATCGGGCCGTGAGTTTAGCTGGTCGCCGCCCGCGGGCCAGCCGCCTGGCCAGGCGCAGCCGCAGCGAGCGGCCGGCCGAGTCGCGTGCCATTCAAGCCAGTCGTGTTCAAGAGGCGGCGCCTGCCCGGGCCAGGCGGCAGGTGCATGGCAAAGCGCCCGCTCACCGGAATCAGTAGTCCGTGGAGACGGGGCCGTGCCAGTTGGCAGGGTTTCTATGGGTGCCGGGCGACGTGGTCTTCGATGTTCTTGAGCTGCTCGGTC
Encoded here:
- a CDS encoding aldo/keto reductase gives rise to the protein MQYRRLGANCGVRVSPLCLGTMNFGAITGEKDSWAIMDHALAEGINFFDTANVYGRAFWSAEQKGQVGLTETVIGNWFAQGGGRRQRTVLATKVYGQMQLAEGYDPDREGGLSARRIILDCEASLRRLQTDYIDLYQMHHIDRACPVEEVFEAFDALKKQGKVLYMGSSNFAGWDIARYNETARRLGTPGLVSEQSIYSLRVRAIEAEVVPACREYGVGIIPWSPLGGGLLGGVLGKDASRDASQGSRRTGPRINEALDKCRAQVEQYEALCSELGESPANVALAWLLHNPVVTAPIIGPRTMEQFTGCLRAIELKLEDATLQSLNEIWPGPGGEAPKNYAW